One region of Carya illinoinensis cultivar Pawnee chromosome 8, C.illinoinensisPawnee_v1, whole genome shotgun sequence genomic DNA includes:
- the LOC122319191 gene encoding trichome differentiation protein GL1-like, producing the protein MGRSSRIRSKDGLTKGAWSALEDEILVGYVKTHGEGKWSNLAKQTGLKRCGKSCRLRWLNYLRPDIKRGNISEDEEELIMRMHKLLGNRWSLIAGRLPGRTDNEIKNYWNSYIAKKAKDQFPSTRSVEIIDKKADVRVDLHGGVALSCGVCPQQQGKEDVIQLNPDMKNAALTGPLSGNGLTKPKLELSKSSVGQLSSTSGEVENTPTSFILDFSSEEFCNMLDYDFAKLNDANINESKNAIEGDSSGALLNPPLSQEITEKNGDMGSSSSAAAGDQPNNNYNMVSAADLFQPLFLDSNDGWQLGDDIDILFSN; encoded by the exons ATGGGCAGAAGTTCTCGAATCCGTTCGAAGGACGGACTAACCAAAGGAGCATGGTCTGCTCTCGAAGACGAAATCCTCGTAGGTTATGTCAAAACCCATGGAGAAGGAAAATGGAGTAACCTTGCCAAACAAACAG GGCTCAAGAGATGTGGAAAGAGTTGCAGACTTCGTTGGCTGAATTACCTTAGACCAGACATAAAGAGAGGGAACATTtcagaagacgaagaagaactAATCATGAGGATGCACAAGCTCTTAGGCAACAG ATGGTCTCTGATTGCAGGAAGGCTGCCAGGAAGAACGGATAATGAGATCAAGAATTACTGGAACTCCTATATAGCCAAGAAGGCGAAAGATCAGTTCCCATCAACAAGGTCTGTTGAGATTATTGACAAAAAGGCAGACGTTAGAGTTGATCTTCACGGTGGCGTGGCGCTGTCCTGTGGTGTCTGTCCGCAGCAGCAAGGGAAGGAAGACGTCATTCAATTAAATCCAGACATGAAGAACGCGGCATTAACAGGACCTTTATCTGGCAACGGCTTAACCAAACCCAAGCTAGAACTATCAAAATCAAGTGTCGGGCAGCTGTCATCAACGTCCGGGGAAGTAGAAAACACGCCGACGAGCTTCATTCTGGACTTTAGTTCGGAGGAGTTTTGCAACATGCTTGATTACGATTTCGCGAAGCTCAATGACGCTAATATAAACGAGTCGAAAAACGCGATCGAAGGCGATAGCAGCGGCGCTCTTCTTAATCCTCCATTATCGCAGGAAATTACGGAAAAAAATGGCGACATGGGTAGTAGTAGCAGTGCCGCTGCAGGTGACCAacctaataataattataatatggtTTCTGCTGCAGATTTATTTCAGCCATTGTTTCTAGATTCAAATGATGGTTGGCAGCTTGGAGATGATATAGACATTTTGTTCTCCAACTAG